The following nucleotide sequence is from Bacteroidota bacterium.
ATTGCTTCATTGCCGTTATATGCAAATAGGATTTTTGCTTGTTTCTTGAGCATATGTTGTAGAAGAAGGCAGTTTGTTATTTCATCATCTACAATTAAAATAGTTTTTATTTTTTCTTTAGGTTTAATTTCTTCCTCACGAGGTATAATTGGAATCAAAGGTAATTCTTGAGCAACCTGTTTGTAAGGGATGGTAAAAAAGAAAGTTGAACCCTTTCCACTTTCCGATTCAACCCAAATATCTCCACCAAGTAAATGTACTAAGGAGTCAGAGATAGACAATCCTAAACCGGTACCTTCAACGAGTTTTGTAGATTTATCTTCAACTTGTCTGAATCGCTTGAACACAATTTCTTGATCTTCTTTTGAAAGACCAATACCTGTGTCTTCTACAAAAAATTGAACAAATTGTTGGGAGTCATACTCTTCCAATGTAAAACCAAGATTTATGTACCCTTCTGAAGTATATTTTATTGCATTGTTTATTAGATTGATTAAGACTTGCTTTATTCTAACTTCATCTGTTATAACTTTACTCTTTTGTTTGTTTAGGACTCTGGTTAGCTTGAAATCTATGTTTCCATCAATAATTTTTCTATTACTGCTGAATGAATGATTTATCTCAAGCAGTATTTTATCTAATGAACATTCTTTAGGTACTATTTTTAGCAATCCTGCCTCTACTTTCGAGATGTCAACAATATCGTTAATCAATACTAACAAATCCTGACTACGGCTATTTATCAATTGTATGAATTGTTTCTTGTCATCATCAGATATGTCTTCTTCATTTAACAATTGAGAAAATCCAACAATGGCATTCATAGGGGTTCTAATCTCATGGCTCATATTTGCTAGAAATGCAGTTTTTAGTTCATCTGATTGTTGTGCACTTTCTTTTGCTTTTTTAAGATTATTTTGCAATTCTACATGTTCGGTAATATCGTTTATCATAATCAGAATAGCAGGATTATTTTGCCATTGTGTTCTGGTAGAAATTACTTCTCCTCTACCTATCTCCCCATTTTTTCTAATAATATCAATTTCATCTTTTACTCCGGTTTCGAACATAAAGCCAAATGATTCCCCGATAATTTCATCTGCTTTCCTCATAAAAATTTTCTCTCCCATCTTGTTGACAAAACGTAAGATACCCTCATTGTCGGTGATGAGAATGGCAGCATCGCTTTTCCCTACAATACTCTCAAAGTTATCTTTAGTAATATGGAGTGCTTCACATAATTGTTTGGTTTTTACTTCTTCATTTTTAAGTTTATCAATAGTTTGTATTAATTCTGAATTAATTTGTTCTTCCTTTTCAATCAATCTTAAATGCAATTTAATTGTACTTACTAAAAAATTTCCTGTGATCGGTTTTATCAAATAATCAATAGCTCCGGCATTGATACCTTGATTTAGTTTCTCCTTATTCGGATCGAATGCTGTAATAAATATTATAGATGTATTCCGATTTGTATTTTGGTTTTTTATTCTTTCAACTGTTTCAAATCCGTCCATTTCAGGCATTGAAATATCGCAAAGTATAATGTCAAATTTAGTATTACTGGTATGTTCTAATGCTTCTATTCCAGATTTTGCAGTAACAATTTCTAATTTAAAATTTAATGAAATGACTTCTTTTATGAATTTTCTTATAATTTCATCGTCATCAATTATTAAAATTCTATTATTCATAGTTAAAATATATTATATATTCTTAATATGATATTTGTGTGATTACAATAGGCCAGATTTATGGTCAATTTGAAATCTTAATTCAATATATTTTATTCCTTGACTATTTTAAGACGTGCAAATAATTTTTCTGTATCCGCAATTTTTCCTATTACTCGTTTTGATGGCAATGGAAATTCCATA
It contains:
- a CDS encoding response regulator, which translates into the protein MNNRILIIDDDEIIRKFIKEVISLNFKLEIVTAKSGIEALEHTSNTKFDIILCDISMPEMDGFETVERIKNQNTNRNTSIIFITAFDPNKEKLNQGINAGAIDYLIKPITGNFLVSTIKLHLRLIEKEEQINSELIQTIDKLKNEEVKTKQLCEALHITKDNFESIVGKSDAAILITDNEGILRFVNKMGEKIFMRKADEIIGESFGFMFETGVKDEIDIIRKNGEIGRGEVISTRTQWQNNPAILIMINDITEHVELQNNLKKAKESAQQSDELKTAFLANMSHEIRTPMNAIVGFSQLLNEEDISDDDKKQFIQLINSRSQDLLVLINDIVDISKVEAGLLKIVPKECSLDKILLEINHSFSSNRKIIDGNIDFKLTRVLNKQKSKVITDEVRIKQVLINLINNAIKYTSEGYINLGFTLEEYDSQQFVQFFVEDTGIGLSKEDQEIVFKRFRQVEDKSTKLVEGTGLGLSISDSLVHLLGGDIWVESESGKGSTFFFTIPYKQVAQELPLIPIIPREEEIKPKEKIKTILIVDDEITNCLLLQHMLKKQAKILFAYNGNEAIDSCNENSEIDLVLMDIRMPECSGIEAFKKIRSNRKNLPVIAQTSYALTGESEEIISQGFDDYISKPINKTKLFELINKHLDL